A single uncultured Methanolobus sp. DNA region contains:
- a CDS encoding helix-turn-helix transcriptional regulator: MKTRIKELRARYDMTQEDLANKVGVRRETIGFLEKGKYNPSLKLAYKVAITLETTIDELFIFDESDLK, encoded by the coding sequence ATGAAGACAAGAATCAAGGAACTCCGGGCGAGATATGACATGACCCAGGAAGACCTTGCAAACAAAGTTGGCGTGAGGAGAGAAACCATTGGTTTTCTGGAAAAAGGGAAATATAATCCCTCACTAAAACTTGCATATAAAGTAGCAATAACTCTTGAGACAACAATAGATGAGCTGTTCATCTTTGATGAATCAGACCTCAAATGA